The Salegentibacter mishustinae genomic interval TGATTTTTCAACCGAAAACTGAAAACGGAGAACTCATAACTGACAACCGCTAGCTTGCATCTAAAATCCTACATAAAATTCCTTTTAAAATCCCAGAATCAACACGGGTTGCACTCACCATTTGTGTACGATTTGGTGACAAATTGCTTTTATGATAAAAGAAAATATAAAGAATATAAGCTTCTACACAAATACCGGAAAGATCTCTTAAAGAATAATAAAAAAATTCGGGTGACCGATTTTGGTGCCGGGAGCAGGGTGTTTACCTCAAACAAACGTACAATTTCAGCGATTGCTAAAAATGTTGGAATTCCGAAGAAAAGGGCCAGATTTTTATTTCGGCTATCCAATTACCTAAACTGCAAGAATATTTTAGAACTGGGCACGTCCCTGGGAATCGGTACCGCTGCACTAGCTGCGAATAAAAAAAGCAAAGTTCTAAGTATCGAAGGTTGCCCTCAAACGGCCGATGTGGCCAGAAATCAATTAGAGAAATTCGGGTTCAATAATATTGATCTTAAAGTGGGAGAATTTGAAGAAATTCTTTCAAAATTTGTAGTATTTCCTAATAAAACCACAAACAACGAACAACAAATCCAGTACGATTTAATTTATTTTGATGGCCACCATACAAAAGAAGCGACCTTAAACCATTTTAAGCAGTTGCTTCCAACCGCCCATAACGATACTGTATTTATTTTTGATGATATTCATTGGTCTCCCGGAATGGAAACTGCCTGGGAAGAGATTAAAGCGCATCCAGAAGTAAGAGTAACGATTGACACATTTTTCCTGGGACTTGTATTTTTTAGAAGGGAACAGGCAAAACAGCATTTTACAATAAGGTTGTAACAAAAAGAGCAAAGCAGCGTCCTATAAACACAAAATTATTTTGGCATGAGTAAAGTCATTGAAATTAGGCAAATTACCAGGGATTTTCCACTGGGAAATGAAGTGGTAAAAGTTTTAAAAGGTATAGATCTCGATATAGATAGAGGGGAATATGTAGCGATTATGGGACCCTCTGGATCAGGAAAGTCTACTTTAATGAATTTACTGGGCTGTTTGGATACGCCAACTTCCGGAACTTATATTCTAAATGGAAAAGACGCCAGCCAAATGGGAGACGATGAACTTGCTGAAATTAGAAACAAAGAGATCGGTTTTGTTTTTCAGACCTTTAACCTGCTTCCCAGGACTACCGCTTTAGAAAATGTTGCTTTACCAATGATCTACGCCGGTTATAGTAAAACCGATCGAACAAAACGGGCTGAGGAGGTTTTAACAAATGTTGGGCTTGGAGATAGAATGGACCATAAACCCAACCAGCTTTCGGGTGGACAGCGTCAAAGAGTTGCCGTTGGTAGAGCTTTGGTGAATAAGCCTTCTATAATCCTGGCTGATGAGCCTACCGGAAACCTGGATTCCAAAACCTCTGTAGAAATCATGAATCTTTTTGATGAAATTCATGCCGCAGGAAATACGGTAATCCTGGTTACCCACGAAGAAGAAATCGCAGAACACGCTCACCGTATTATACGCCTTCGCGATGGAATGGTAGAAAGCGATGAACGAAAAGAGGTTATTAGCCAATAGGTGGTTACCCGGGATAAATTTCTTTCCAAAATTGCCTAAATCAGATTTTTTCATCCGACTCAAAAAAGCTTGCATATAAGCCGGACTTCTGCATTTTTCAGAAATTATCAGGTCGTTTTATGGAATTACAACGTAGGCTGATTTCCAAATCTGAAAGCTTCACATAAAAAGGATTATTCTTAACTTTGAAATCTAAATAATCATTAAAATGAAGCATAAATTTGGAATTTTACTGCTTGCACTTGCAAGCATTTTTATTTCCTGTAACGACCAGGAAAAACAAGCGAATAATAACCAGGAACAGACTGAAACCACAAAGAATAGTTCTGTTAAGGTAGATGAATTCGCAGATATTAAGATTCTTAGGTATGAAATACCGGGATGGGAAAATTTAGACCTCAAAGAACAAAAGTTAGTTTATTATCTAACCCAGGCAGGCCTTGCCGGGCGAGATATTATTTGGGCTCAAAACTACAAACACAACTTAAAGATTAGAAAAGCTTTAGAGAATATTTATGCCAATTACGAAGGTGACAAAGATTCTGAAGATTGGAAAGCTTTTGAAACTTACCTAAAACGAATTTGGTTTTCAAATGGTATTCACCATCATTATTCTAATAGTAAGATCAAACCAGATTTTGATAAAGAATATCTACAATCATTATTAACTGCTACCAATACAGAACTTAGTGGTGAGCCTTTAGAAGTTATTTTTAACGACAAGGATGCTAAAAAAGTAAACTTAGATGAAGCCGAAGGTTTACTTTCTGGATCTGCAACCAATTTTTACGGAGCAGATGTTACTGCTGCTGAAGTTGAAGAATTCTATGCAAATAAAAAATCTCCTAATCCAGAGAAACCACTTTCTTTCGGCCTTAATTCTAAACTTATCAAAGAAAACGGCCAGTTAAAGGAACAGGTTTACAAGGTTGATGGCCTATATGGTGATGCAATTGCTGAAATTATCAAATGGTTAGAAAAAGCTGAAGCGGTTGCAGAAAACGAAAAACAAGCTAATGCTTTAGGACTTCTTATAGAATATTATAAAACCGGAGATCTTGAAGTTTGGGACGATTATAATGTTGCCTGGGTGGAAGCCACAGAGGGAAATATCGATTATATCAACGGGTTTATCGAAGTGTATAATGATCCATTAGGTTACCGCGGTTCTTATGAGAATATTGTACAGATAAAAGATTTCGATATGTCTCAAAAAATGAAAGTTTT includes:
- a CDS encoding O-methyltransferase, producing the protein MHSPFVYDLVTNCFYDKRKYKEYKLLHKYRKDLLKNNKKIRVTDFGAGSRVFTSNKRTISAIAKNVGIPKKRARFLFRLSNYLNCKNILELGTSLGIGTAALAANKKSKVLSIEGCPQTADVARNQLEKFGFNNIDLKVGEFEEILSKFVVFPNKTTNNEQQIQYDLIYFDGHHTKEATLNHFKQLLPTAHNDTVFIFDDIHWSPGMETAWEEIKAHPEVRVTIDTFFLGLVFFRREQAKQHFTIRL
- a CDS encoding ABC transporter ATP-binding protein, with translation MSKVIEIRQITRDFPLGNEVVKVLKGIDLDIDRGEYVAIMGPSGSGKSTLMNLLGCLDTPTSGTYILNGKDASQMGDDELAEIRNKEIGFVFQTFNLLPRTTALENVALPMIYAGYSKTDRTKRAEEVLTNVGLGDRMDHKPNQLSGGQRQRVAVGRALVNKPSIILADEPTGNLDSKTSVEIMNLFDEIHAAGNTVILVTHEEEIAEHAHRIIRLRDGMVESDERKEVISQ